GGAAAAATCATATTCCTTCTTCATAGTGTTTTCTCTCTTTTGGGGTTGCGGGGCGAGCTGAAATCAAGCGAATATCTTCGCCCCTGTAGGTGTAAACAACGACCAGAATGCGATGTAAGGCATCAAGGCCAACACTCACGAAACGTTGTTCATAGACTGCATCATCATCTTCACGAGTCAAGGTCATGGGATCAAAAAAAACGGCTTCCGCATCCGAAAAACGCACTTTGTGCTTATCAAGGTTGATTTTTGCTTTTTTCGGATCCCAAGTTATATTCATAGTGCAATTATACATACAATATATGTATAGGTCAAACGGCGTAACCAATCAAAATATTTCGCTCTTGCCCCGATCACTTTTACAACGCACCGTGTAAGTAGTTAACGTAGCACATTTTTCGCAAGGAGTTTAACAGCACGACCGGGACAATGCATACTGCGGCTTTTTTGTCGGAGAAATATCTTCACCTCCGGGCCAGTATAAACCGCCTAGGGGATCAACAAAAAGAAGGATAGCACGCAAAAAACTCCTTAAAACAAACATTAGCCCGCAAGCTCTCCTCGTTTTGGGCAACAGCGGTGAAAAAGGTCTCGCTGCCCACGACAATGAGTTTGTGGCGGGCACGGGTGATGGCAACGTTGAAGCGGTTGGGGTTGTTAAGAAACTCGCCCAATACCTGATCCGGGTCAGAGCAAGTGAAGCCAAACAGGATCACCTCGCGTTCCGCGCCCTGGATGCGCTCCACGGTGTCGATGAGGGGCAGGTCATCGCTATTGCCCAACAGCTCCGTCAAACGGCGGGTGATCCGATTATTTTGGGCGCGATGGGGCGAGATGAGCGCCAGCTGTTCCTTGTGCAGACCGTATTTGCTCAGTAGGCGATGGGCTAGGCAGGCCATGATTTCCGCCTCTATTATTGATTCCTGGCCGCAGCCGTGATGATCGGCACGGACCAGCACCACCGGTTTCTCGGGATCGATTATCCTGTCCAGGGGGGCATTGCTGAGCCTGCCCTTGAGCGACAAGCGGGCAGTCGCATTTGCCGGGGCCGGGCGTAACCTGGAATCGTACCAGGTTCGGCTGGGGAAGGCGCAAATTTCCGCATTCATCCGATAGGTCAAATCCAGGAACACGCTCTGTTGTGGGTAGCGGTGCAGCATGAGAGTGAGCAGGGAGCGACGGACCTCGCTTTCCAGAGCTTCATCATTTTTATTATCCCCTTGGTGTTTAACGTGGACAGAGTGGTCAATCGGTTCCTTCTCGACCGGAGCGGAACGGATCACCGGCGGCAACTGATGCACATCTCCCAGAAAAAGAAAATTCCCCTTGCCATGAACCAAGCTCAGCATGGCCTGCGGCAGCAGGATCTGTGATGCCTCATCAAAAATCACCCAATCAAAGGGTTTGGCAGGCAGCTTTTTGTTTTTCTGCAAATGAGCCAAACCATAGCCGGTGGCACCAAGAATGAGGTAGGGAGAGAGCATCACCTGCTCAGGATCCTCCAGCGGTTCCACCTGCATCTCGTCCTTGTTTTCATCAAACTCTGGCCCGTCTCTTCGGCCCCATTTGCAGCAACGGCCCGGAAAATCGGGTAAGGCATATTGATTGACCAGTTTGACCACCTTGCTGAGCACCTGATCAATGGCCTGATGGGTCAAGGCGCTGACGGCAATGCGGAGCGGCTCATCCCTTGCCTGGGCGTGACGGATCAGCGCGATTAAGATCCAGCCCAGCAGACTGGTCTTGCCGGTGCCGGGCGGCCCCTGAATCAGGCTCAAGGCATGGCGAAACGGCATTTTGAGGCCCTGTTGTTGGGAGGCATTTAACCCTGCAATCTTGCCCTCAGTGCGCAGCCAGCCGCTGATCCATTCCTGCCACTGCAAAGGCTGGGTAAAATCCCAGGCCCCGGCAAACAGGTCCACGAGGGGATGATGGACTTTGTCAGAATAAACGGTCTGCACCACCTTGATGAGCTTGGGCGTGGTCCAATCATCCGCATCTTCTTCCAACGAATAGGCCAGACTTTTCTGCAATTGGAGCGTGCCCCGTTGCCGCGAAGAGAGAGCCACCGATCCCTGGTGCGGCTCGTAGCTGTCCACGATCACCGGCATGCCGCTTTGCAGATCCTTCACGCCCAGAGGAACCAGCTTTAAAAAGTCACCCTGGCGAAACTTGGAAACGCCAGATTCTGCACCATCCGCCACTTCAAAGAGATAGAGAAAGCGACCTTCATCATCCAGGCCGGTGCCGTTAAAATGAAGCGGCCCCAGGGCTCGAAATCGCTCCACCCGCTCGGCCAGCGACAGCTCCTGCAAGTCTCTGATATCTTTTTCCTGAAAAGCCCGTTCCGCCTCGATAAAATGTTGATGGGCTTGGCCCCTGGATGATCCGGTTTGCGCGGGATCATCGAGATTCTCCCAAGTAAGGGCGACCGGCCGGTCGCCCCTACTCCAATCACTGCTCAGATGGGAGGTGATCCATTGTTGAACCTGTCTGTTGATGTTAAGGATCGTGGCGAGATGGTCATCCGGTTGTTGATCCTCCGGTTGTTGATCCTCCGGTTGTTGATCCTCCGGTTGTTGATCCTCCGGTTGTAGGCGCAGATCCGGCAAAGGGTCAAAGTGAACAAGGGAGGCAGGAGCCAGTAACGTAGGGGCGATTGGCCGGTCGCCCCTACTTAACCCCAAAACGCAGGCCAGATCATACAAGGTGAGCGTGGCGGGAATGGGCAGGGCAAAATGGTTGCCCAGCACCTGAGCAAGATCGGTCCAAGAAGGAGCAAGGCTGCAACGGAAAAGATTGCGCATCGGCCCATCCTCCATCATCGCTGCCCAGTCATTGATACCCTGCCGGATTCCTGAACCAAAAAAGAAAATATGCGGCGTGCCATTCTTGTCAGCAGCCTCTTGCCAGAGGTCAAGAAAACAGGTAGAAAAATCCCGCCAAACTGTAGGGGCAGGCCCCTGTGCCTGCCCGGTAGGCAAGGACGAACACAGGGGTTCGCCCCTACGGCGCTTAGCTGATGTATCCGCTGCCACCCAGGTGAATACCCGCATCTTCTCGCTTCGTTTGCTGACTCCAAAGCCCACGGCCTTGGGCAGCATGGTCACAGGGTCATTGAGCAGATGGACGAAAAAACAGGTTGTAATATGCGCGGGGAACAGATCAGTCGTTTGCCCGATACGAGCAATTTTATTTTCTTGCAAAGAGGTGACAGCACATTGCAGACGCTCTCTTTGCGCGGGGCTGAAATCGGTGTTTACGGTTGTAGGGGCACGGCGCGCCGTGCCCCTACGATGTCCAGCGAACCAGGCCGAGGCCTCCCCAATATTCCGTAATCCCAAAGCCCGCATTTTCTCCAAAGCACCTTTGGAGAGCCGGGGAATGAACTGGATATCTTCTTCCTGCAAAGCCTGTTGATAACAGGAGTCAAAACAGGGGCAACTCAGGCAATGGGCTTGCAATTGCCACCCGGCCTGATCCGGAGGATGCGAGAGACAGTGTGCAAAATTACGCAAAAGAGCGGGCAAGCTTGCCAGATACGGCTGGAGATCAAAGGTATAACGCTGGGGCGTATCATCAAGGGGCGAGCGGATCAACAGAAAACCGGTGTCAGCAACTTGGGTGGCTTTGTTTGTGCCGACCAGCTCTTCTTCCCGCTCCAAAAAGGTCTTGAGCAAAAACGCATAAAAGGCCACCTGCCATTTTTGATGATACCGGGGCTTGGCAACGCTTTTAATGTCGCCCACTTCCAAAAAGATATGTTGCTCTCCGGCTAAATCTCCGGTTGAAACACGGATGAGATCAGGAATACCGACCCCATCCAGTTGCTCCTTGCGAGTTGGGCCAAACAAGTCCGGCAAGAGAAACACGCCTTGGGCCAGATAGACGTTTCCTGTCAGATCCTTTTGCCCGAGAATACGCTGCAACCAATTCCGAGTTTCCGCATAACGGGACTCCAAGGAACGTGGCATCCCGGACTGATCCTGTTCACGGACAATATGAAATTGTTCTTTGAGCCCAGCAAGCTCGGCCATAATCTCCCGCTCAAAGGCCAAGCCCCTTGCCAAACGAAGGCCTGCGTACTCGTCGTCCACTGGGCTTTGTTGGGGCGGCTGATCTTCGGGCCGGAGAAAAGAAGCGCAAAAGTAGCGATGACATTGGTGATGACGAAAATATTCACCGATAATAGTGCCGGTCAAGGGCCTGTTCCGGTAGCGTGCATCCTTACTAGGCAGGAAGATAGGGGCCACCGAGGCAACAGCTCTATCACCTCCATGCCGTTCTTTTTCCAAAGATAAAAAGGATGGGCAGTGACAAGGGATGTCAAGAAAGGCAGGCTCCTCTGGATGAAATTCAAGATTGCGGGGATCGCCTGCCACTATTTCGGAAGAACCGTCTTTGTATTGCTGGAAAAAATCAATCAGCCGCTGATCCAATATAAAATCAGTGAGTTCACGGCGCAAGATTTCTGTCGGCAAGGTCGTGCAAAAGGCATTGAGCGGGAACATCACCCGCATCGCCTTGAAATGGCGTTTGATCCAAGCCGTAAAATCATCGCGTTGCAAGGGCAGGCACAGCTTTTCAAAACGGATCCACTGACTGCACACAAGGCCGATCTCATCGGACAGCACCTCAATATCTTCTGATTGTGCCGCAAAATATTCCTTAACACTCCATGCCAGCAGCATATTGCCCACTGCGCCCAGATAGGTGCGGTATTGAAAAGATCCTTGATCGACAAGGACCACCTCAATGCCGTTATCGAGCAGGACAGCCTTGGCATCCTGGTCCAACTGCTCGCGGATCAGGTTCCGGCTCCGAGAAAAGAGCCCGGCAGCAGCCTCGTTGTCAGCAGAATTTGTTGATTTGAGCACTGCACGCATGGCTTGCGCCGTCTCCAAAGAAACATGGCACCCCATGCCGAGCCACAGCAATTCTTTGTCATCCAGCCGCTCCAAGGTAGGCTCGGCCAGAACCCGTTTATCAGCCTTGGTGTTAATCCATAAAATACGGAGCCGCCGACCAGCGAGCAAGACCTTGTCGCCAGGATCAAGCTGCTTGACAATGGTTTGCGGGATATCAGCCACGGCCTCACCCGCCACATCCAGCTTGTATGCAACCTCGGTTTCTGGAAAATTGGCCCAGATCCGATGCTCCACCAGGGCGTCCCAATAGCGCCAGCCCCCTGTATATAAGCCCTTGAGATTGTCCTTGCGTAGCCATTGTTTCTCCACCAGCGATTGGAAGATGTTCTTAAGCCAAGTTGCCGCTTCCTCGTTGCCTGGATCAGTACTCGGATCAACATCAGGATCAAGAAAGAGATTCTGCACGGCTGCCAAAGAAAGACGCTTTTTTTCATACAGACATGAAATGATCTGCTGGCTCAGCACGCTGGGTAACATCTTGGGCAAGGCTGCTTCCACCCGTCCCTGCCGGGCCAAGCTGAGCAAGGCAAGAAAACGCAACACCTGCTGTCCTGCCCGCTCGCCCCGACACAGCCCCCAAAAATGAATGGCCTTTTGCCGCCGATTGGCCCGACCGATGCGTTGCAAAAAGGCGGCAACCGAATCAGGCGGCTCAAACAGGAGCACCGCATCCACATCCCCCACATCGATGCCCAGCTCCAGGGTGGAGGTGGCAATGCAGATTGATCTGCTTTGCTTGCGAAAACTGCGTTCTACGAGCTGGCGCTGTTTGGCAGTCAGATTGGAGTAATGCAGATGCGCCATGCCGCGAAACGAACCGAGCCGATTCAACAGCCCGAAAATTTTATCACACCGTCCCCGACTGTTGGCAAAAATCAAAATCTTGTGATAGCCCCATTCGCGGTATAGATCATCCAGCAACCCGATCAGCTCCTGTTCATCATTTTGAAGATGCACCAACCTAGGCACGATTTCCCGATTCACCTTGTCGGCCAAGAACACGGTATCAGGAGAGCAACCCAAAAATCGGCCCACTTCCTCGGGGTCGGCAAGGGTGGCGGATAAGGCGATTCGTTGCACGCTTTGGCTGATACGCCGTTCCAAACGTTGGAGCAGATAGACCAATTGACGGCCACGATATTGATGGATAAAGGAATGGGCTTCATCAATAATCACGGTGCGCACCCGTGCGAGAAAACCGCGCAGATCCTGATTTGCACTGCCCAGCATCACGTCCAGCGACTCGGGCGTGGTGAGCATCAGGGCCGGGCTGCCACCCCCTGTATGTTTGACGTCACCGGTGCGAATGGCAAAACCAAGCCCTAGGCGTTCGGTGACAATTGATTTGAAACGCCGATAAATATCAGCGGCCAGGGCTCGGGTAGGGACGATATAGAGGACGGACTCGTTGGCCCCAGAACGGATGACCCGCTCCATACAAGGGGCCAGCACGGCTTCGGTTTTACCGGAGCCGGTGGCAGATTGGATAATAAGATCTTTCTGCGCCAGGACCGGTTCAATGGCCTGTTGCTGGATGGGATGCAGCTGCTGGAATGCGCCGTAAAAGGCGCGATAGGTGTTTGGGAGAAGGTGGATCAAGTCAGAAATCAGCCGTCAATCAGAAATTTTTAAACCTTAGGAGGATGGGGCCGCGATCTGCTCAACAAGCACCTCGGTCAGGTTCCGTTGTGCCTTGTCAAAGCCGAACCCAACAAGCACCAGATCCCGCTGGTCGGCCAGATAGGGAGCATGATATTTCCTCTGTTTGATCTGCTCCAGTGCTGATGTGGCTGTGCCCATTTTAAATTCCAGCACGTAGATGTACTCCTCGGTCATGATCACCGCATCTGTGCTGCCAAAGCTCGACTGCACCTCGCACTGTATCTGGATACCCAGCAGCTTCAGAACAATATAGATAACAGAATGATAAAAACCCTCGTATTCCTTTACCTTATCCAGCTGCTTAACCGTTATGGAGCTGAACAGGGCCTGCAAAGCAGGTAAAAAACGTTCCATCTCATTGCGGGCAAGGGCCTCAAGCAGGAGATCCACAATATAGCTCATCTCGTCCGGCGAGCTGTCCGCATAATGTTCCACCGCAAAGTTAAGAAAGGAATCCCGCACCTCCTTGTTGGGAAATTCAAGCAGGTACTCCCCGCTCCACCTGTCCTTTTTTTTGATGGTCAGGTAGCCGGTCTGAAACATGATAATTATTAGGGGACAATTATTAGAATTATTAGGGGACAGACCACCATTTCCTCTCATCAAACAGAATATTTCTTCTGTACGACTCTATTCCACTTTTCCGCCCTGAGCTTCCAAATGATACCTTACCGTATCGTAAATATTTTTCGCAAAATCATAAAATTGCTTCACCTGTTCCGAAGTTGGTCTGCCTTCGGGCAAAAAACCGAAAGCTCCGGGATAACGGGATTCGATATACAAACGCTTTCTCGACACACTGCTGCGCATGAAAACTCGCAGCCCCGGTCGCAACTCCGCTATGTAGCAGAGATTCGGCAGCGCACAGGTCTTCCTCGCACGCCTGAAGCCAAGCGGATACAGAGAGTTTCATATCAGAACTTTTCCTTTCTCCAGCACTTCTCTGGTGAATGAATTATCCGCTTGAACAAAATTATCCCATTCACGCCTCGTATACACAATCAAGTCCATAGGAACCTTACGTTTTAAAAACTTGAAATATTTTTTTACAAAGGAATAATTTTCAATTCTTTCGTCAAAGTTCCTCGGAATATCGTCTTTGTCCAGCACTACGATTAAATCTATATCGCTGTCGTCACCAACTTTTCCGTATGCATATGATCCGAACAGCACGGCTTTATACGGCTTCAGCTCGGTCAGAATATTTTTCAACTCAGTCAGGTAACTCGGTAGCATCTGCTTTTCCGCTTTCATATCAATATGCTTTACGCCTCCCTCAACGTCGCCTGCAATGAGATAATGACAATCCAACTCGTTCTGCTTAATTCTTTTATAAAAGGCATTTTTCTGTGTACCATCAATAAAGA
This is a stretch of genomic DNA from Candidatus Electrothrix rattekaaiensis. It encodes these proteins:
- a CDS encoding BrnT family toxin, whose amino-acid sequence is MNITWDPKKAKINLDKHKVRFSDAEAVFFDPMTLTREDDDAVYEQRFVSVGLDALHRILVVVYTYRGEDIRLISARPATPKERKHYEEGI
- a CDS encoding DEAD/DEAH box helicase; the protein is MIHLLPNTYRAFYGAFQQLHPIQQQAIEPVLAQKDLIIQSATGSGKTEAVLAPCMERVIRSGANESVLYIVPTRALAADIYRRFKSIVTERLGLGFAIRTGDVKHTGGGSPALMLTTPESLDVMLGSANQDLRGFLARVRTVIIDEAHSFIHQYRGRQLVYLLQRLERRISQSVQRIALSATLADPEEVGRFLGCSPDTVFLADKVNREIVPRLVHLQNDEQELIGLLDDLYREWGYHKILIFANSRGRCDKIFGLLNRLGSFRGMAHLHYSNLTAKQRQLVERSFRKQSRSICIATSTLELGIDVGDVDAVLLFEPPDSVAAFLQRIGRANRRQKAIHFWGLCRGERAGQQVLRFLALLSLARQGRVEAALPKMLPSVLSQQIISCLYEKKRLSLAAVQNLFLDPDVDPSTDPGNEEAATWLKNIFQSLVEKQWLRKDNLKGLYTGGWRYWDALVEHRIWANFPETEVAYKLDVAGEAVADIPQTIVKQLDPGDKVLLAGRRLRILWINTKADKRVLAEPTLERLDDKELLWLGMGCHVSLETAQAMRAVLKSTNSADNEAAAGLFSRSRNLIREQLDQDAKAVLLDNGIEVVLVDQGSFQYRTYLGAVGNMLLAWSVKEYFAAQSEDIEVLSDEIGLVCSQWIRFEKLCLPLQRDDFTAWIKRHFKAMRVMFPLNAFCTTLPTEILRRELTDFILDQRLIDFFQQYKDGSSEIVAGDPRNLEFHPEEPAFLDIPCHCPSFLSLEKERHGGDRAVASVAPIFLPSKDARYRNRPLTGTIIGEYFRHHQCHRYFCASFLRPEDQPPQQSPVDDEYAGLRLARGLAFEREIMAELAGLKEQFHIVREQDQSGMPRSLESRYAETRNWLQRILGQKDLTGNVYLAQGVFLLPDLFGPTRKEQLDGVGIPDLIRVSTGDLAGEQHIFLEVGDIKSVAKPRYHQKWQVAFYAFLLKTFLEREEELVGTNKATQVADTGFLLIRSPLDDTPQRYTFDLQPYLASLPALLRNFAHCLSHPPDQAGWQLQAHCLSCPCFDSCYQQALQEEDIQFIPRLSKGALEKMRALGLRNIGEASAWFAGHRRGTARRAPTTVNTDFSPAQRERLQCAVTSLQENKIARIGQTTDLFPAHITTCFFVHLLNDPVTMLPKAVGFGVSKRSEKMRVFTWVAADTSAKRRRGEPLCSSLPTGQAQGPAPTVWRDFSTCFLDLWQEAADKNGTPHIFFFGSGIRQGINDWAAMMEDGPMRNLFRCSLAPSWTDLAQVLGNHFALPIPATLTLYDLACVLGLSRGDRPIAPTLLAPASLVHFDPLPDLRLQPEDQQPEDQQPEDQQPEDQQPDDHLATILNINRQVQQWITSHLSSDWSRGDRPVALTWENLDDPAQTGSSRGQAHQHFIEAERAFQEKDIRDLQELSLAERVERFRALGPLHFNGTGLDDEGRFLYLFEVADGAESGVSKFRQGDFLKLVPLGVKDLQSGMPVIVDSYEPHQGSVALSSRQRGTLQLQKSLAYSLEEDADDWTTPKLIKVVQTVYSDKVHHPLVDLFAGAWDFTQPLQWQEWISGWLRTEGKIAGLNASQQQGLKMPFRHALSLIQGPPGTGKTSLLGWILIALIRHAQARDEPLRIAVSALTHQAIDQVLSKVVKLVNQYALPDFPGRCCKWGRRDGPEFDENKDEMQVEPLEDPEQVMLSPYLILGATGYGLAHLQKNKKLPAKPFDWVIFDEASQILLPQAMLSLVHGKGNFLFLGDVHQLPPVIRSAPVEKEPIDHSVHVKHQGDNKNDEALESEVRRSLLTLMLHRYPQQSVFLDLTYRMNAEICAFPSRTWYDSRLRPAPANATARLSLKGRLSNAPLDRIIDPEKPVVLVRADHHGCGQESIIEAEIMACLAHRLLSKYGLHKEQLALISPHRAQNNRITRRLTELLGNSDDLPLIDTVERIQGAEREVILFGFTCSDPDQVLGEFLNNPNRFNVAITRARHKLIVVGSETFFTAVAQNEESLRANVCFKEFFACYPSFC
- a CDS encoding PD-(D/E)XK nuclease domain-containing protein — translated: MRGNGGLSPNNSNNCPLIIIMFQTGYLTIKKKDRWSGEYLLEFPNKEVRDSFLNFAVEHYADSSPDEMSYIVDLLLEALARNEMERFLPALQALFSSITVKQLDKVKEYEGFYHSVIYIVLKLLGIQIQCEVQSSFGSTDAVIMTEEYIYVLEFKMGTATSALEQIKQRKYHAPYLADQRDLVLVGFGFDKAQRNLTEVLVEQIAAPSS
- a CDS encoding nucleotidyltransferase domain-containing protein yields the protein MKAEKQMLPSYLTELKNILTELKPYKAVLFGSYAYGKVGDDSDIDLIVVLDKDDIPRNFDERIENYSFVKKYFKFLKRKVPMDLIVYTRREWDNFVQADNSFTREVLEKGKVLI